One window of Marinobacterium aestuarii genomic DNA carries:
- a CDS encoding DUF2489 domain-containing protein, with amino-acid sequence MSDSLMFWATALGLVIIVASSWYIVVHLRALRQQRQQREALQREAESKAREQRQYLIDSIRVIARAMSEDEKMTLTEGSIRLKVLLDNLMPELHQNPDFEIISAHYEATRHIPYLKGWKSLERAQQRRFRQEMDVLEQQHREALLQAAAKLHVYPLDRMH; translated from the coding sequence ATGAGTGACAGTTTGATGTTTTGGGCAACGGCTTTGGGCCTGGTGATCATAGTGGCTTCGTCCTGGTATATCGTCGTTCACCTGCGTGCCCTGAGACAGCAAAGGCAACAGCGGGAAGCGCTGCAGCGTGAGGCAGAAAGCAAGGCCCGGGAACAGCGCCAGTATCTGATCGACAGTATCCGGGTGATCGCCCGTGCCATGTCGGAAGACGAAAAGATGACTCTGACCGAAGGCTCCATCCGCCTGAAGGTACTGCTCGATAACCTGATGCCGGAACTGCATCAGAATCCCGACTTTGAAATTATATCGGCGCATTACGAGGCCACCCGGCATATTCCCTACCTGAAGGGGTGGAAGTCGCTGGAGCGTGCGCAGCAACGGCGTTTCCGTCAGGAAATGGATGTGCTGGAACAGCAGCACCGGGAAGCGCTGCTGCAGGCGGCTGCCAAGCTGCATGTGTATCCGCTCGATCGGATGCACTGA
- a CDS encoding 6,7-dimethyl-8-ribityllumazine synthase, which translates to MNQTYPPKLSNETRAQRVAFIQAQWHSDIVGQARDAFLIECTRQGLVAEQVDIFTVSGAYEIPLQAKLLAKCGRYGAIVAAGFVVDGGIYRHEFVAQAVIEGLMQVQLETEVPVMSVVLTPHHFHEHSTHHDFFYRHFTDKGTEVAQACLSTMENLQSIRRLTEC; encoded by the coding sequence ATGAATCAGACGTACCCCCCAAAACTCAGCAATGAGACCCGCGCCCAGCGCGTTGCCTTTATTCAGGCGCAGTGGCACAGCGATATCGTCGGCCAGGCACGCGATGCCTTTCTTATCGAATGTACCCGCCAGGGGCTGGTGGCCGAACAGGTGGATATCTTCACCGTGTCCGGGGCCTATGAAATTCCACTGCAGGCCAAACTGCTCGCCAAATGTGGCCGCTACGGCGCCATTGTTGCGGCGGGTTTTGTCGTCGATGGCGGCATTTACCGGCATGAATTTGTGGCCCAGGCCGTAATCGAAGGCCTGATGCAGGTGCAGCTGGAGACCGAAGTGCCGGTGATGTCGGTGGTACTGACACCGCATCATTTCCATGAGCACAGCACGCACCACGATTTCTTCTACCGCCATTTCACCGACAAGGGTACAGAAGTGGCCCAGGCGTGCCTGAGCACCATGGAAAACCTGCAGAGTATTCGTCGTCTGACCGAGTGTTAA
- a CDS encoding bifunctional enoyl-CoA hydratase/phosphate acetyltransferase, translated as MLSKTPVECPSYLLEKARALPRVVTAVVNPVNRVSLESAKMATDAGLIEPVLVGKVDVIQALARELDWDLTSIRLEDAATEADAARIAVGIVAAGEAHSLMKGHLHTDTLLKAVLSRDAGLRTTRRLSHVFHMTVPGHARPLCITDAVINVQPTVVDKAHILRNAIDLLHALGKTQPKVALLSGTEEVNRAMPSSVDAGELVKLASLGGMQDAIIEGPMAFDNAISRDAADLKGMTSQVAGDVDLLLVPNIETGNCMFKQMVYFMSATAAGLVLGARVPIILTSRADPPEARLASCALASIYSHYLAQKTD; from the coding sequence ATGTTGAGCAAAACTCCGGTGGAGTGTCCCTCCTACCTGCTTGAGAAAGCCAGGGCCCTGCCCCGGGTGGTGACTGCCGTGGTGAACCCGGTAAACCGTGTCTCGCTTGAGAGCGCGAAAATGGCCACAGACGCCGGTCTTATCGAGCCTGTGCTGGTGGGCAAGGTCGATGTTATTCAGGCGCTGGCCAGGGAGCTGGACTGGGATCTGACGTCTATCCGGCTCGAAGATGCGGCGACTGAAGCCGATGCGGCCCGTATAGCCGTTGGCATAGTGGCAGCCGGTGAAGCGCACTCGCTGATGAAGGGGCATCTGCACACCGATACCCTGCTCAAGGCCGTGCTGAGCCGTGATGCGGGCCTGCGTACGACAAGGCGCCTGAGTCATGTGTTTCACATGACGGTGCCGGGCCATGCGCGTCCGCTGTGCATCACCGATGCGGTGATCAATGTGCAGCCCACTGTGGTCGACAAGGCCCACATCCTGCGTAACGCCATCGACCTGCTGCATGCGCTTGGCAAGACGCAACCCAAGGTCGCGTTGCTGTCCGGCACCGAGGAAGTAAACCGCGCCATGCCCTCCAGCGTGGATGCCGGCGAGCTGGTCAAGCTGGCGTCCCTGGGCGGCATGCAGGACGCCATTATTGAAGGTCCCATGGCGTTTGATAATGCCATCTCGCGTGATGCGGCCGATCTCAAGGGCATGACCAGCCAGGTGGCCGGCGATGTTGATCTGCTGCTGGTACCTAATATCGAAACCGGCAACTGCATGTTCAAGCAGATGGTGTACTTCATGAGTGCCACGGCCGCAGGCCTGGTGCTGGGTGCCCGGGTGCCGATCATTCTCACCTCCCGCGCCGATCCGCCCGAGGCGCGTCTGGCATCCTGTGCCCTGGCCTCCATTTACAGTCACTACCTGGCGCAGAAAACGGATTGA
- a CDS encoding ABC transporter substrate-binding protein has translation MFILWLTGTSAVAEPLALMSEDSALYRLVAEEIRLSAQKPLALYSTDSMPSQERLDQAINIAIGARACEQLLQHNGHADLICTFIPRTTFESLSTLYDNGQRRLSAVYLDQPLQRQLRLAHLLVPDAKSIGTMFGPFSTASQQLFDDASRREQLTPLSITLDETDNPIERLTPLIQQSDVFLALPDRALFNRATAKWLLYITLQQKVPVIGFSKTYVEAGALAAVYSTPAQIGRQTGELLRELDLSRPLPPPVYPKYYNVSSNPIVARTLELPEPDDLALHRQLEDGTE, from the coding sequence ATGTTTATTTTGTGGCTTACCGGCACCAGCGCCGTCGCTGAGCCACTGGCATTAATGAGCGAGGACAGTGCGCTCTATCGGCTGGTAGCCGAAGAAATCAGGCTCAGCGCCCAGAAACCGCTGGCGCTATACAGTACTGACAGCATGCCGTCCCAGGAGCGGCTCGACCAGGCGATCAACATTGCCATAGGTGCCCGTGCCTGCGAACAGCTGCTGCAGCATAACGGCCACGCCGATCTGATCTGCACCTTTATTCCGCGCACGACCTTTGAATCCCTGTCGACCCTGTACGACAACGGACAGCGTCGCCTCAGCGCGGTCTATCTGGATCAGCCGCTGCAACGCCAGTTGCGCCTTGCCCACCTGCTGGTGCCGGATGCAAAAAGTATCGGCACCATGTTCGGCCCGTTTTCCACGGCATCGCAGCAACTGTTCGACGACGCTTCCCGCAGGGAACAGCTGACACCCCTCTCCATCACCCTGGACGAAACGGATAACCCGATCGAGCGACTGACGCCACTGATTCAGCAAAGTGACGTCTTTCTCGCCCTGCCGGACCGGGCTCTGTTTAACCGCGCGACCGCCAAATGGCTGCTGTACATTACGCTGCAGCAGAAAGTACCGGTGATTGGCTTTTCCAAAACCTATGTCGAAGCCGGGGCCCTGGCCGCGGTATACTCAACACCCGCGCAGATCGGCCGGCAGACCGGCGAGCTGTTGCGCGAACTCGACCTGTCCCGGCCCCTGCCGCCACCGGTCTACCCGAAATACTACAATGTCAGCAGCAACCCTATAGTGGCCCGTACCCTGGAACTGCCTGAACCTGACGACCTGGCGCTGCACCGCCAGCTGGAGGACGGCACAGAATGA
- a CDS encoding TonB-dependent receptor, whose protein sequence is MNYRPDEQSVIRTSYSQAYRMPSLLDKNSQSIIYDPAGDVLDTIVIPNPNIDPERIKTAEIGYYRAFQSISGHFDLRIFVEDIDNAISSYRVPDTDLDSRLRYSANATSWRNNGAEFQLRLQPLERLWVLLNYSYINTTDFLRDEGPAGHGLVRERKPRSPEHTASLLLNYNFAPRWDFSLAQYYMDDVQWGEGGYRDSYNRTDARLAKEWNLPAGQRLSGALIFQNLLGNKYAEFYPYNEFDQRTYLQLQLEF, encoded by the coding sequence TTGAACTACAGGCCCGATGAGCAGTCGGTTATTCGCACCTCTTACAGCCAGGCCTATCGCATGCCCTCGCTGCTGGACAAAAACTCCCAGTCGATCATTTATGACCCGGCCGGCGACGTGCTGGATACCATCGTCATACCGAATCCCAATATTGATCCCGAACGTATAAAAACGGCTGAAATCGGTTATTACCGGGCTTTCCAGAGCATTTCCGGACATTTCGACTTGCGAATTTTTGTCGAAGATATCGATAATGCGATCAGCAGCTACCGAGTCCCGGATACGGATCTTGACAGCCGCCTGCGCTATAGCGCCAACGCTACCTCATGGCGCAACAACGGTGCCGAGTTTCAGCTGCGTCTGCAGCCACTGGAGCGCCTGTGGGTGCTGCTCAATTACAGCTATATCAACACCACCGACTTTTTGCGCGATGAGGGTCCAGCCGGACATGGGCTGGTGCGGGAGCGGAAGCCTCGGTCACCGGAGCATACGGCCTCCCTGCTGCTGAACTACAATTTCGCGCCACGCTGGGATTTCAGCCTGGCACAATACTATATGGATGATGTGCAGTGGGGTGAGGGCGGTTACCGGGACAGCTACAACCGCACCGATGCTCGCCTGGCAAAGGAATGGAACCTGCCCGCCGGCCAGCGCCTCTCAGGTGCGCTGATTTTTCAGAATCTGCTGGGCAACAAGTACGCCGAGTTTTACCCTTATAATGAATTCGACCAACGGACCTATCTGCAACTGCAACTCGAATTCTGA
- the xsc gene encoding sulfoacetaldehyde acetyltransferase has product MARMTPSEAMVETLVANGVTDMFGIMGSAFMDAMDIFTPAGIRFIPVVHEQGAGHMADGYARVSGRHGVCIAQNGPGITNFVTAIAAAYWAHSPVVCITPETGSMSNGLGGFQEAQQLPFFETITKYQGHVANPARMAELTARCFDRAMHENGPTQLNIPRDFFYGDIDVEIPQPMRIERGAGGEQSLAQAAELLAGAKNPVIISGGGVVMADALGECQALAEFLGAPVVNSYLHNDSFPASHALWCGPLGYQGSKAAMKLLSRADVVVALGTRLGPFGTLPQHGLDYWPKQAKVIQIDCDAKMLGLVKKISVGICGDAKAAATNLLQRLENTSVACVATKDARAEEIAAEKANWENELNEWIHEKDEFSLDMINEQAGEEGSFLHPRQVLRELEKAMPENVMVSTDIGNINSVANSYLRFEKPRSFFAAMSFGNCGYALPTIIGAKVAAPNRPAISYAGDGAWGMSMMEILTCVRENIPVTSIVFHNRQWGAEKKNQVDFYNRRFVAGELENPSFAEIARSMGAEGVTVDKLEDIGPTLQAAITRQMEEGKTTVIEIMCTRELGDPFRRDALSKPVRYLDKYKDYV; this is encoded by the coding sequence ATGGCTCGTATGACTCCAAGTGAGGCGATGGTCGAAACTTTGGTCGCCAATGGCGTTACCGATATGTTCGGTATCATGGGTTCTGCCTTTATGGACGCCATGGATATCTTTACGCCGGCAGGCATTCGTTTTATTCCTGTCGTGCATGAGCAGGGCGCCGGCCACATGGCTGACGGCTATGCCCGTGTCAGCGGTCGCCACGGTGTCTGCATCGCGCAGAACGGTCCTGGTATCACCAACTTTGTAACCGCTATTGCGGCGGCTTACTGGGCGCACAGCCCGGTGGTCTGCATCACGCCGGAAACCGGTTCCATGTCCAACGGCCTGGGCGGATTCCAGGAAGCGCAGCAGCTGCCGTTCTTCGAAACCATCACCAAGTACCAGGGCCACGTTGCCAACCCTGCGCGCATGGCTGAACTGACGGCGCGCTGCTTCGACCGTGCCATGCACGAAAACGGCCCGACTCAGCTGAACATCCCGCGTGACTTCTTCTACGGCGATATCGACGTTGAAATCCCGCAGCCCATGCGTATCGAACGCGGTGCGGGTGGCGAGCAGAGCCTGGCTCAGGCGGCTGAACTGCTGGCTGGGGCCAAGAACCCTGTCATCATCTCCGGTGGCGGTGTTGTTATGGCTGATGCCCTGGGCGAATGTCAGGCACTGGCTGAATTCCTCGGCGCACCTGTTGTTAACAGCTATCTGCACAACGACTCCTTCCCGGCGTCCCACGCTCTGTGGTGTGGTCCTCTGGGTTACCAGGGCTCCAAGGCTGCGATGAAGCTGCTGTCCCGCGCCGACGTTGTTGTCGCACTGGGCACCCGCCTTGGGCCTTTCGGTACTCTGCCGCAGCACGGTCTGGACTACTGGCCAAAACAGGCCAAAGTCATTCAGATCGACTGCGATGCCAAGATGCTGGGTCTGGTGAAGAAAATTTCCGTGGGTATCTGCGGTGATGCCAAGGCCGCTGCGACCAACCTGCTGCAGCGTCTGGAAAACACTTCAGTTGCCTGCGTAGCCACCAAGGACGCGCGTGCTGAAGAAATCGCTGCTGAAAAAGCCAACTGGGAAAATGAGCTGAACGAGTGGATCCACGAGAAGGACGAGTTCTCGCTGGACATGATCAACGAACAGGCAGGCGAAGAAGGCAGCTTCCTGCACCCGCGTCAGGTTCTGCGCGAGCTGGAAAAAGCCATGCCGGAAAACGTCATGGTGTCCACCGACATCGGTAACATCAACTCCGTTGCCAACAGCTACCTGCGCTTTGAAAAACCGCGTTCTTTCTTCGCGGCCATGAGCTTCGGTAACTGCGGTTACGCCCTGCCGACCATCATTGGTGCCAAGGTTGCTGCGCCGAATCGTCCGGCCATCTCCTACGCCGGTGACGGTGCCTGGGGCATGTCCATGATGGAAATCCTGACCTGCGTACGTGAAAACATCCCGGTCACCTCCATTGTCTTCCACAACCGTCAGTGGGGCGCCGAGAAGAAAAACCAGGTGGATTTCTACAACCGTCGCTTTGTTGCCGGTGAACTGGAAAACCCGAGCTTCGCTGAAATCGCACGCTCCATGGGTGCTGAAGGCGTAACCGTCGATAAGCTGGAAGATATCGGACCGACTCTGCAGGCCGCTATCACCCGTCAGATGGAAGAAGGCAAGACCACCGTTATCGAGATCATGTGTACTCGCGAGCTGGGTGACCCGTTCCGCCGTGACGCCCTGTCCAAGCCGGTGCGCTACCTCGACAAGTACAAAGACTACGTTTAA
- a CDS encoding TonB-dependent receptor plug domain-containing protein, whose protein sequence is MKHTKPRLQQRTATLILLILPSLCTMAATQPDEPGQAMFSESDFYAVIPEVISATRITQKLTEAPASISLIDRDMIHASGALNITDLLRLVPGFQAFHVNANKFGATYHGVSDDFPRRLEVLVDGRSIYLPLLSTVDWNSLGLSLDDIERIEVVRGSNVPTYGSNAFLGAINIVTRSPYSETGASLKVLGGSQDTRRVEGRFSVPVGNAQLRVTAGHDQNDGSDRFQDGARSEYLNLSGTLAPTLADTVLMQAGFSSGYSDRGDMDRTFKPVIPRDAQANYQYLRWNHVTDSASETQVSAYHNYLNLSVAAPTVADLVKYEGLPAGFAAALLAQNPDFRLDSEHGKTELYDIEVQHTQQWIPEQTTFLWGLGYRQETAQSGALLQERGRINEDRWRLFGNLELVPADAITLNFGAMLESSSTNADGAQISPELH, encoded by the coding sequence ATGAAACACACCAAACCACGCCTGCAGCAGCGCACAGCAACATTGATACTGCTGATTCTGCCCTCCTTGTGCACCATGGCCGCAACGCAGCCTGATGAACCGGGTCAGGCCATGTTCAGCGAATCCGACTTCTATGCGGTGATTCCGGAGGTAATTTCGGCCACCCGTATCACCCAAAAGCTGACCGAGGCTCCGGCCTCCATCAGCCTGATCGACCGGGACATGATTCACGCCTCAGGGGCACTTAACATTACCGACCTGCTGCGTCTGGTGCCCGGTTTTCAGGCATTTCATGTCAACGCCAACAAATTTGGTGCCACTTACCACGGTGTGAGTGATGATTTTCCCCGTCGCCTCGAGGTACTGGTGGATGGCCGCTCGATCTATCTGCCGCTGCTGTCCACCGTCGACTGGAATTCCCTGGGACTCAGCCTCGATGACATAGAACGCATCGAGGTGGTACGTGGTTCCAACGTGCCAACCTACGGTTCCAACGCCTTTCTGGGTGCCATCAACATCGTCACCCGCTCGCCCTACAGCGAAACCGGCGCATCACTCAAGGTCCTGGGCGGCTCGCAGGATACCCGACGTGTGGAAGGCCGTTTCAGTGTACCTGTGGGCAACGCCCAGCTCCGGGTTACTGCAGGTCATGACCAGAATGATGGCAGCGACCGCTTTCAGGACGGCGCGCGCAGCGAGTACCTCAACCTGAGTGGCACCCTGGCACCGACGCTGGCCGATACCGTACTGATGCAGGCGGGTTTCAGCAGCGGTTATTCTGATCGCGGCGATATGGACCGCACCTTCAAGCCGGTCATTCCCCGTGATGCCCAGGCCAACTATCAGTACCTGCGCTGGAACCATGTCACCGACAGCGCCAGCGAAACCCAGGTATCCGCCTACCACAACTACCTGAACCTCTCCGTTGCGGCCCCCACCGTTGCCGACCTGGTGAAATATGAGGGCCTGCCTGCCGGCTTTGCGGCAGCGCTGCTGGCACAGAATCCGGATTTCCGGCTGGACAGCGAGCACGGCAAAACCGAACTCTACGATATCGAAGTGCAGCATACACAGCAGTGGATACCCGAGCAGACCACCTTTCTGTGGGGGCTGGGGTATCGGCAGGAAACCGCCCAGAGTGGTGCGCTGCTGCAGGAACGGGGGCGCATCAATGAGGACCGCTGGCGCCTGTTCGGCAACCTGGAACTGGTTCCGGCCGACGCCATTACCCTCAACTTCGGCGCCATGCTCGAAAGCAGCAGTACCAACGCCGACGGTGCGCAGATATCCCCCGAGTTGCATTGA
- a CDS encoding response regulator: MKRRLRTLGIRQRVLMISLLPMVLFALVLGGYFISTRIDDTQFSLLERGQSISRLLASASEFGLLLGNHELLRNLGKGVSQEPDVADVAFLDNRFELITRSRAFDLHLKPQGPFVYQDNNHWYFAEPVQVTGISFQDFPEYPDAKARLDTIGWVIVVLSSDQTRTRQRSILITGLLLMIGTFGITAIIALRFGNRITQPIQGLSHVVERLQDGQLDTRAEVSLTGELRTLARGINRMAARIQESSSMMESKVDTTTKRLRATLNHLETKNHELELARFKADTANRAKDEFLARMSHELRTPMTSVLGFARLLDETDANDEQREYTRIINQTSTVLLSIIDDILDLSKLESNAIRLEQIPLDLEDLLLDVLEMQAPLAHSKGLELILHYAQGIPDILQGDPTRLRQILTNLVANAIKFTEKGEVQLFVEAENLDKYQCMLRIRVEDSGIGIAENQKGKLFKAFTQADTSITRRFGGSGLGLVITQKLTRLMEGTIKLSSELNKGTQISLAIPFAYSEPDARPLPGARLEHGPILLYEPHPAMRKSLQALLQRQHLSVDTALSFDDFCRRAGQHNCLIWGDSPGMSTKEFNALLQRLRQSYNARLVILCASGSSQPQLDTQTLVVHKPVRPRNLLRALNATAQGPVIDKTIGATQAAAETAPCTGLDVLIAEDNDLNRLLIMKILSRAGIRSRQATSGLEVLDQVAHKVPDLILMDVHMPRMDGIEATRRLRRTCPELPIIALTANVVPREHQALQNAGITKIMFKPINEPELLAAVKRHCSPAPTRPAPQAAADKDASALLSYAQIQQEIQRQLEACQQGVLSRDAAKMRHHAHQLLGISGLYDWPEFEALTADFHQCVDAGRGQRELWQSLWRLQRLSKQPLPTADTDPI, from the coding sequence ATGAAACGCCGCCTTAGAACCCTGGGAATCCGCCAGCGCGTGCTGATGATCTCGCTGTTGCCGATGGTCCTCTTTGCTCTGGTGCTGGGCGGCTACTTCATCAGCACCCGGATCGATGACACCCAGTTCTCACTGCTGGAGCGCGGTCAGTCCATCAGCCGTCTGCTGGCATCCGCGTCCGAGTTTGGCCTGCTGCTCGGCAACCACGAGCTGCTGCGCAATCTTGGCAAGGGCGTCAGTCAGGAGCCCGATGTCGCCGACGTTGCCTTTCTGGATAACCGTTTTGAACTCATTACCCGCTCCCGCGCTTTCGATCTGCACCTGAAACCCCAGGGCCCCTTTGTCTATCAGGACAACAATCACTGGTACTTCGCAGAACCTGTACAGGTGACCGGCATATCCTTCCAGGATTTTCCCGAATATCCCGACGCCAAGGCCCGGCTGGACACCATTGGCTGGGTCATCGTCGTTCTGTCCAGCGACCAGACCCGCACCCGCCAGCGCAGTATCCTGATTACCGGTCTGCTGCTGATGATCGGCACCTTTGGCATCACCGCCATCATAGCGCTGCGCTTTGGCAACCGTATCACACAGCCCATACAGGGCCTCAGCCATGTGGTCGAGCGCCTGCAGGACGGCCAGCTCGATACCCGCGCCGAAGTCTCCCTGACCGGCGAACTGCGCACCCTGGCCCGTGGCATCAACCGCATGGCGGCCCGTATCCAGGAATCCAGTTCCATGATGGAATCCAAGGTGGACACCACCACCAAACGGCTGCGCGCCACCCTGAACCACCTGGAAACCAAGAACCACGAGCTAGAACTGGCACGCTTCAAGGCCGACACCGCCAACCGTGCCAAGGACGAATTTCTGGCCCGCATGAGCCATGAGCTGCGCACCCCCATGACCTCGGTGCTGGGTTTCGCCCGCCTGCTCGATGAAACCGACGCCAACGATGAGCAGCGCGAGTACACCCGCATCATCAACCAGACATCCACGGTTCTGCTCAGCATCATCGACGACATTCTCGATCTCTCCAAGCTCGAGTCCAATGCCATCAGGCTGGAACAGATCCCACTGGACCTCGAAGACCTGCTGCTCGACGTACTGGAAATGCAGGCTCCGCTGGCCCACAGCAAGGGACTGGAACTCATTCTGCACTACGCTCAGGGAATACCCGACATACTGCAGGGTGATCCCACCCGCCTGCGCCAGATCCTTACCAACCTGGTCGCCAACGCCATCAAATTCACTGAAAAAGGTGAAGTACAGCTGTTCGTGGAAGCCGAAAACCTCGACAAATATCAGTGCATGCTGCGAATAAGGGTGGAGGATTCCGGCATTGGCATTGCGGAAAACCAGAAAGGCAAACTGTTCAAGGCCTTCACCCAGGCCGATACCTCCATCACCCGCCGCTTCGGCGGCTCTGGGCTGGGCCTGGTGATTACCCAGAAACTCACCCGCCTGATGGAGGGCACGATCAAGCTCAGCAGCGAGCTGAACAAGGGCACGCAGATCAGCCTGGCGATTCCCTTTGCCTACAGCGAACCGGACGCCAGACCCCTGCCTGGAGCCCGGCTAGAACACGGCCCAATACTGCTCTACGAGCCCCATCCGGCCATGCGCAAATCCCTGCAGGCGTTGTTGCAGCGCCAGCACCTGAGCGTCGACACGGCACTGAGCTTCGATGATTTTTGCCGCCGTGCAGGCCAGCATAACTGCCTGATCTGGGGCGACAGCCCTGGCATGAGCACCAAGGAATTCAACGCCCTGCTGCAACGGCTGCGCCAGAGCTACAATGCTCGCCTGGTTATTCTCTGTGCCAGCGGCTCCAGCCAGCCCCAGCTGGACACGCAGACACTGGTCGTGCACAAGCCGGTGCGGCCACGCAATCTGCTGCGGGCGCTGAACGCAACAGCACAAGGCCCGGTGATCGATAAAACTATAGGGGCAACCCAAGCCGCCGCCGAGACAGCCCCCTGTACCGGCCTTGACGTGCTGATTGCCGAAGACAACGACCTGAACCGCCTGCTGATCATGAAGATTCTCAGCCGCGCCGGCATCCGCTCAAGGCAGGCCACCAGCGGGCTGGAAGTACTGGATCAGGTCGCGCACAAGGTGCCGGACCTGATTCTGATGGATGTGCACATGCCCAGGATGGACGGTATAGAAGCCACACGACGCCTGCGCCGAACCTGCCCAGAGCTTCCCATCATCGCGTTGACAGCCAATGTAGTGCCGCGGGAGCACCAGGCCTTGCAGAACGCAGGCATCACCAAAATCATGTTCAAGCCCATCAATGAACCTGAACTGCTCGCAGCGGTAAAGCGCCACTGCAGCCCCGCGCCTACGCGCCCTGCGCCCCAGGCTGCGGCGGACAAAGATGCCTCTGCGCTGCTGAGCTACGCGCAAATACAACAGGAAATTCAGCGCCAGCTGGAGGCTTGCCAGCAGGGAGTGCTGAGCCGCGACGCCGCCAAAATGCGTCACCATGCACACCAGCTGCTGGGCATCAGCGGACTTTACGACTGGCCGGAGTTCGAGGCCCTTACCGCCGACTTCCACCAGTGTGTTGATGCCGGCCGCGGACAGCGTGAACTCTGGCAGTCCCTCTGGCGCCTGCAAAGACTCAGCAAGCAGCCCCTGCCAACGGCAGACACAGATCCGATCTAG
- a CDS encoding DUF6506 family protein has translation MALARYGFIVKGPDLEIIKHHGRIQTELFDMAVSGVQTVDEAILVAQELLTKHVQLIELCGGFSAEDADRIRAATNDMVPIGRVQYTPEERERLAREFG, from the coding sequence ATGGCATTGGCGCGATATGGTTTTATCGTTAAGGGTCCGGATCTGGAAATCATCAAGCATCATGGCCGTATTCAGACCGAGCTGTTTGATATGGCGGTGTCCGGCGTGCAAACGGTCGATGAAGCCATTCTGGTGGCGCAGGAGCTGCTGACCAAGCATGTGCAGCTGATCGAGCTCTGTGGCGGCTTTAGCGCCGAAGATGCCGACCGCATCCGCGCGGCGACCAACGACATGGTTCCGATTGGGCGGGTGCAGTACACGCCGGAAGAGCGCGAACGTCTGGCCCGCGAATTTGGCTAA